In one window of Calypte anna isolate BGI_N300 chromosome 1, bCalAnn1_v1.p, whole genome shotgun sequence DNA:
- the LOC103538995 gene encoding 3 beta-hydroxysteroid dehydrogenase/Delta 5-->4-isomerase-like — MSLSGVSCLVTGAGGFLGQRIVCLLLEEEEALAELRLVDKTFSNDALARFGKFQGKTEVKILEGDIRDVAFLHRACQGVSLIIHTASIIDTLGLVEKQLLWEVNVTGTQLLLETCVRCNVQHFIYTSTIEVTGPNCKGDPIFNGDEDTTYESVSKFPYAQSKRLAENFVLKADGQALKDGGTLITCALRSMYIFGEGCPFLQGHLDKCLLNKNVYLRFSRKEALVNPVYVGNIAWAHVQAAKALQVPEKAKQIRGQFYYISDDTPHMSYADLNYELTRNLGFGIEPRLPMPLTVLYYFSLLLEIVSFLLRPFVRYVPSTNRHLVTLLNTPFTFSYRKAQKDLGYVPHYTWEEAKRRTGQWMASIVPERREYLGCKAA; from the exons ATGTCCCTGTCTGGGGTAAGCTGTCTGGtgacaggagcaggaggattTCTTGGCCAAAGGATTGTCTGCTTGCTgttggaggaagaggaggcacTGGCTGAACTCCGACTGGTGGACAAAACCTTTAGCAATGATGCACTTGCGAGATTTGGAA AGTTCCAGGGCAAGACTGAAGTGAAAATATTGGAAGGGGACATCCGAGATGTGGCATTCCTGCACCGTGCCTGCCAGGGGGTCTCCCTCATCATCCACACAGCCTCCATCATCGACACTTTGGGTCTCGTAGAGAaacagctgctctgggaagtCAATGTTACAG gCACTCAGCTACTGCTCGAGACTTGTGTCCGCTGTAATGTCCAGCACTTCATATATACCAGTACCATAGAAGTGACAGGCCCAAACTGCAAAGGTGACCCAATTTTCAATGGTGATGAAGATACAACTTATGAGAGCGTATCAAAATTTCCTTACGCCCAGAGTAAGAGACTGGCAGAGAACTTTGTGCTGAAAGCAGATGGCCAAGCGTTAAAGGATGGTGGCACACTAATAACTTGTGCCCTGAGATCCATGTATATTTTTGGAGAAGGGTGCCCATTTCTCCAAGGTCATCTGGATAAGTGTCTGTTGAACAAAAATGTCTATCTGCGCTTCTCCAGGAAGGAGGCTTTAGTAAACCCTGTGTACGTGGGAAACATTGCCTGGGCACACGTGCAGGCAGCCAAAGCCCTGCAGGTCCCAGAGAAAGCCAAGCAGATCAGGGGGCAGTTCTACTACATCTCGGATGACACTCCTCATATGAGCTACGCAGATCTAAATTATGAGCTGACCAGGAACCTGGGGTTCGGAATTGAGCCTCGGCTCCCCATGCCTCTGACAGTGTTGTATtacttctccctgctgctggagataGTGAGCTTCTTGCTCAGACCCTTCGTAAGGTATGTTCCCTCCACAAACCGTCACCTGGTCACTCTACTGAACACCCCATTCACGTTCTCTTATAGAAAAGCACAAAAGGATTTGGGCTACGTTCCCCACTACACGTGGGAAGAGGCCAAGCGCCGCACTGGCCAGTGGATGGCATCCATAGTCCCAGAGAGAAGGGAGTACTTGGGATGCAAGGCTGCCTAA